The Puntigrus tetrazona isolate hp1 chromosome 3, ASM1883169v1, whole genome shotgun sequence nucleotide sequence GGattgtttataaaacataatgcaGTGCTATGGAACACActactgtattttatatgttgttttttttctctctagaCAAACATACTGAGCTTTCTGGCAGAGCTCTTGTATTGGTTTGAGATCTCAAAGCCAGAGTTTGTTCAGCCCCTGCAGGACTCTGAGCTGACTGGTAAGTGTGTGTCTTGAGGAATGAGCAGTTTATTTTCCTGTACATTTGTATGTTATTTTCTTTAGTTAAAAAGGGATGTGTAAtatgaagttgtttttttcttcttctagaAATGTCTGGCAGGACCAGCAATGGCAACAGCGGGCCCAGCAATAGGTGAAACTGAATTTTTGCAATCTATATAATTTGAAATCATAAACAGTCAAAGTTGCTGCTAAGAATATTTATACCTAagctatttttcattaaaaaaaaatcactgaaattAGTCTTTATAAAATCAAGGTTGAAGCTTACTGTGATTTACTTGTCTTTTATGTGCCAGTGGTTCTCCCTCTATCTTCAAAAAGCCTTTCCTGCCCATCTCTTCCCCTGTGACCACAGCAACAGGTGAGGAAAATGTGCTGTCACTCTGTTCTGAGTCATCATTTgccattatttgtttgttccttttttttgtaatatatgtaaacGCTATGTTGATTCTTGTTCGCATAAAGGAAAAATCACATGGTCTGTGTTTGCATGTTGTATGTGTCATCCagtcatgtgtgtgtttgtgttgtctcTATGATCAGGATCTCTGACTCAGTCTACCTCAATGTCTCATGTAGAAGCAGCAGGACGAACGTGGACTAAGAAACCACTTAGGTAAGGTACTTcagtgttttatgcatttttcttatgaatacttttttaggtaattaataatttttttcttgatgGCTCTTCAGCCGTCccctctcctctgctgtgtccttTAGTATTCCTTTTGGACTGGACAGTGATGTGGACATTGTGATGGGGAACCCTGTTATAACTCGGTCAGTCAGTTCGGACAATCTTAACCCTGCTGGCCAGTCCATGACACATGTCCCATACACACCCCCAGAGGACCTCAGCCACTTGCTTAGTAAGGCTCCTGGGCCTAATGGCCCTCAAAGAGCTTCCTGGGCCACTCGAACACGTCCGATGCTGGCTGAAGAGAACGGCATTGATGATAGTGAAACAGGAGAGCTACCAACCATTGAAGAGGCACTGCAGATCATTCACAATGAAGAAAAGATGGAGCCTCGCCTTCACCCGGATGGGGCTCCTGATGGATTCTACCTGCATTCACCAGATGATCCAGCAACTGCTAGACTTAATGGCAGCCCAGTGACTCTCAGCTCATCAGCCCCGTCTCGCTCAGGAATGCTCTACCATCGATCCTCAGGAGTCCCATCAGAGTCTAGTCGCACCAGACATCCCTCAGAGGGATCCAGAGATGACGACTCCGTGTTAAGAGATGGAAGTGTGGATTCGGATGCCTCAGAAGATCTTCCAAAAACTCACTCCACCCCTGCCACACCTGCCTCAGGCCCTCGCAAAACACAACCGCGTAGTGAAGAGACACCAGATAGTGGTGTTAGGATGACCAATTTTGCTGAGCGAAAGAAGAAACTTGTTCCAGAGCAGGTACGACCCAATGAACCACAGGCCTCACAGATGACTACATGGGCCAAGAAATCAGAGGAGAGTCCCAGTAAGAGTCCAGCTCTCAGCACTGAAATGTCAGAGCTGGGGGCGAGACTGGAAGAGAAGCGGAAGGCTATTGAGGCTCAGAAGAAGCGAATAGAAGCCATCTTTGCCAAACACCGGCAACGGCTGGGAAAAAGTGCCTTcctgcaattaaaaaaagagcaggaGGATGGGGATGGTGAGGAAGGATGTCAAGGAGAGGTTGGTACCTCCTCTGTAGAAGATGACCTCAGCCGTTTGGCACTAGAGGAGAAACTGGCACGCTTGGAGAGTGAGGAGCAGCAAGAGGAGGAACAGCTGAAGAAGGGTCCCTCAGTAGAAGAAGAGGGAAATATTAAGCCCCCTTTCCAACCGGACAGCACAGTAGAAAGAGAAAAGGCTGGAGTAGGAGTTCCTGGAGGAAAAGGCACAGCTCCTCTGGGAGATTACAACAATGCCGTGTCTAAACTAAGTGCTGCTCTCAATTCTCTACAAAGCGATATGCAGCGCCTCTCGGAGCAGCAGAACCAGCTGATGAAGAAGAAGGGAGCTCCCAACAATCAGGCTTGGGTCATCCCACCCAGCTCCAAACCCTCAACAACTGCACCTTCTCGTTTGTCAAGGGAGTCCACTCGTGACCTGCCCTCAGCCTCGTCTTCTCCTTCCCCATCTCGCAAGATTGCAAGTCACAGCGCTCCACCCAAATCACCTGCGTCCCACCGTAGGGCACAGTCTGCACCTCCAAAGAGCCCCAAACTGCATCACCACCCTCGACCTGCAGAGCTCAAGACTCCTGTTTCCACAAGAGTCATAACTCCCCCTCAAAGTGTGGACAACCTTCCTCATTTGCGAAGAGTTTCCCCTTGGCAATACAGGGATCAGAACTCATCCTCTTTTAGCATAGGTACCTCCAGTCAGAGTGAGTCTCGCTCAGCTTCCTCCCTGGCTAGACCAGAGGACAACTTTTCAGACACTGGCTCCAGTGAGGACCATACAATCTTCAGTATGGAACTGGACAGCGGATCTTCACAAATTCTGCCTCGAAAGGAGCGCCAGGGTGGGGGAAGCAGCTCAGGAGCTCCTTCCGAGTGCTCCTTTGAGAGTGACATTCCTGCAGCATCTTTCAATGGCAAGCGCAACAGCCTTATCGAGATCTCACTGTCCTCTCTCAAAGCGTTAGAGGCTGAAGAAGCCGATCAGAGCCAGGATCTCTTCTCCGATTCAATGAGCGACCAAACGGAGCCAGAAACTAGGGGCGGAGTTGGATTCTTCTTCAAGGTTAGTGAAAAATCACTTGATAAACATTTAGTCtaaaaaagactttatttaaCTGTCTCAAACTCTCTAGCAGGATGAAGCTCGACCTGAGGATGAGATGGAAAGGAGAAGAGCTGCATTACTTGAGAAACAACAAAAGAGAGCGGAGGAGATGAAGAGACGAAGACAGGagcaagaaaaagagagggaggcaAGGTAATGATTACCAACAATGCTGTAAAAAGTGGCAgctatgaatggtatgaatgatACCACAAATTGTTAGACATATTGAGAGATAATGTGTAATTTAACCTTTTATCAGTTAACCTTTGATTGAAGGAGAGGTCTCAGCCaaaacaatgctgaaaacaaGTATCTTAAGTCTTTTCATACacactttcaaaaataaaggtacaaaagctgccaCTGGGGCATGTCTCTACCTAAAGGATTTGTTTTAGTACCttttaaaggtacatattagtacataTATACCTAATGGATGCAAATGTGTgccttttgaaaatgtaccgCCCcactgacagcttttgtacttttatttttgcaagtGTAAGGGTGTTGTTGAAACTGGGAGCCAAATTTCATCATCGGACTTAGTTGTGGGGTCTTTTTTTAACCAGTTACTACCTAACAACCACCCACTTCTTGCGTTTTCATCCTAACACCTTGGAACACCTTGGCAAGTGCTTAGAGATTTCCTGGCCATTAaatgtgggtggttgctagttttttggggggtttttttgtatgtcaACTAATGCACTTCCACTTAATATGTTAATCCCTATGTTACCTTTTGGACATTGTGAGCTTTATTAGTGCTGTCTGTAAATGTTACTGTAGGTCATCTTCGGTGGATGAGCCTCGAGGAGGAGAGGATAGACCTCAAACTCCTTCTACCCCTCCGCCTCCACGCACCCCTCCACCAGAGGGCACTCCTCAGCGGCGTGGAGACTTCACTCGCCAGGAGTATGAACGGCGACATCAGCTAAAAATAATGGAGGATCTAGATAAAGTTCTCCGCCAGAAACCCACTACAGTAAGAGGCGTCAAGAAGCAGAGGCCCAAAACAGTGTTCAGAGATGACTCCGACCTCTCTCGCAGCCCTGCCAAAGGGTTTATGGGTAGGATAATGTTAATCCGGAATCTTATTTCCACTGATAATCACAGTTAAAAGCTGTATGTGATTTGTccattcttttctctctcaggtTCAAgactaaataaagtttattcTCATTCAACAATGAATCTGTCCTCCATGGCCAATGACAGTGGAACGCTAACTGTTAGAAAATCTCCAAGGTAATTCTAAGCTGTATTGGTTTGTCTGATTGAAAACCTGCTCTTAATTGTGACCCCATCTCTAAATATTTATTCCTTCCCACAGTCGTTCTCATTCACCATCCAGACTGCTGTCTCCAGGCCGTCTTGCTGCACAAAATGGGGACTGGGAAAATGCATCTACAATTTCATCCCCAGCTTCCATCCCAGAATACACTggtaaactataaaaaattacacactaTGCAGTTTAGTAAGTGTTTGCTAAAGCATTTGCTCAAAATTGGTATAATTGTTTATAGGGGTGTAATGATATGCGTATTGTGTATCATAAgattcatggtcattttccaaatcatagtGATCATAcctatccccttgttagtggagactTGAGTGagcagagagagcaaagacaACTCATTTCTTTGGATGTGAGCACTGTTTTTGCTAACTTGATTGgtgaaatacacacacttgtatCTTTGCATCCTTGTTAACACAGCAGGTcttaagtgaaagcaaacagctgagaaagaaaacatgtaaGGGGCCATTCATACAAAACGTGTCTTTATGTCTAAAAATGCGAGACGCAGCACaaaggaatgtttttttaaaattgcagtgTAGAACGAGAGGGTCTCGAGATGCGCTTTTGCGAATGTGATGCAATAAACAACTATAAcggaaataatataaataggtagtgtttttatacatttgattaGCCTAGCAACTCGTATTTGTTCTACTGGTGtcgttttttttgctttttttgtcatattgctTGTATTTGGTTTCTGgttcttatttaataatttattgccATATCTCGAGTccactatatataaatacttggAGATAATTTATTGCCTTAGCATTGCAGTTTGGGAATTTAGCATGGGCAAGTACCATCTGCAGAAAATCAGGAAAAATTGTTTCGCTTATTTGATCACAAACTTTGACTTCTGTTTCAGGGCCGAAGCTCTACAAGGAGCCGAGCTTCAAGTCCAATAAGTTCATTATCCATAATGCCATCTCTCGCTGTTGTTTGGCAGGCAAGGTCAATGAACCTCAGAAAAACAAGATTGTAGAGGTAAGTGACCTGTCAGTCAGTCTATTTAGTACACTCTGGGCTCTCATGACTCACTGCAGACATATTTGCATGCATGATGTAATGATCTGTTCcgttcatttccatttttttcctgtCTACGAAAAGGAAATGGAGAAAAGCTCTGCAAACCATTTTCTCATCCTGTTCCGGGACGCTAGCTGTCAATTCCGGGCGGTTTACACGATGAACCCAGAAACGGAGGAGATGGTTAGGCTCACAGGTATCGGGCCGCGTGTTATCAGTCCCACTATGGTAGAGTCTATCTACAAGTACAGCTCTGACCGCAAGCAGTTCACGGCCATCCCGTCCAAGACCATGTCCATGAGCGTGGATGCCTTCACCATTCCCAACCACCTATGGGAGCGCAAGCGCCCGGGAACCCCAAAGAAGCTCGGGACCCCAAAATAAAGCCTGCTGGAAATGCCAACTATGCCTGAGCTGACCACATCACCCTGGGTTTCTGTTCCCACTCCAGCAGAGTAGCGGGGCACAGTGGAGTGCATGCCTGGAGAAGGAGTGGGGTAACAAAAAAGAGCCCTAATACAGAAAATCCTAATATAAAGTGCCCTCAGAGGTTCATGCCGGGTGACTGTGCAGGTCAAGTTACAAAGATCTATTTAGAAATCTTCATTGCCATTTTCTTAAGGTAACTCAAGTCATAAGGGCCTGATTGGTTTTCTAAGATTGTACAAAACGTATCCTTGGCATTTTAGATGCAACTTTCCAGTCTCACCTTTCAAGTAAAATGAATGTCCTCCAGAAAAAGATCCTCAGAAATGTTACTATCTTCCAACTCCTTCCCTCCTTTACTCACTGAACTGGATCCATTGACATGTAAAGGATGCCCCAGATGAAATCGGATCTTTGCTCTTTGATGAATGTAGGGCACAAACCAACACAGGCCTTCTTATCGTCTGTTTTTTGTCATCAGCTTCTCAGTCGTAAGGGTCTGAATGTAGAACTGTATTACAAAGGGGCACAGCCACTCTCCAGCGGAAAAGTCCCACGCTGCTGTCCATTTAGAGTCTGTCTTGCTCTTTAATCAAACCGCCCTGTCGTTTGGCCTTCCTAAAGTCAGTCGCAGACATCtggatgtttgttttcttaatgCTTCGGACCTAATCTAACTGGATCACTCATGGTTTTGGACCTCAGGAGAGCATGTTAAAGACTCAGATATTTTTCCTTCCCATTTGCTTTAAtgaagaatgaatgaaaaagcgAAAAAATTGCCAGAACGTGCTGTCGATTTCCATTAACGATACTCAGAAAATGAAGGAAGTCTTTTTACTCTGTTTAGCTGTAACTGGAAAaataatgtaagaaaaaaaatcaagcctgatttaatatactgtatatttgaatgCTGTTTATTGCTGAttcatgcataattttttttttgacaatgatTTGTATATTGTGGCGATTTGTAAGCAATGAATAAGCTACCCTGCTGCTTCACTACTAGAGCTGGATGTGCTGGTGTGAATGGGTGTGTGAACGGGACCGGGGACAGAATGAGACAGATGGTGAGAAACAATAAAGGCAAATCTGATATTAACTCTCACTCATGTACCCAGAGCTGAATGAACAAGTAACGAGTAACACATACTTACATCCCAACATGCAGCAGCATATAGTGATATACCAATAGTGAACACCAACAGAAAGTGACATTAAAAGGAAGTGATTAAAGGCAGATGAGCAGCCCTGGTGTCTCCAGCCTTAAACGGTTATGTTGTTTCTATTACTATGATCTATGAATAGTCTCCAAACTGTCTAACTTGGCCTTATTCGTTTCTTGGATGGCTTGAAGTTgtcttttttgtaataaaaggggcatttagtctgtttttctttatcaaagcactaaaacaactgATTCAGTCAGGCCACCCTTTCCTGTCTTTGGGGAATCAGATGAAGTACTTCACAGATTCGCTGTAAAGatgtacatatttttgtaaagagccaaaaaaaaatcatttttgaaatgaTTGGATGATATGTTTCTGTGTCAAATGAATGGGAGGATGTGTGTTCGTGTGTCGGTTGCATGCGTTTGTCTGTCGGGTGAAACATGATGGTGTAATGTAACTGGATTCTGTGCAATTCTGTAGAATGTTAGGTCACCTAAAGTGTATTTATTGGGTAAGGATGAGCTAgagttttctgttttagtttgagattttattatttatgttctGGCAAATGTGGTGATTCACTCGTTCATTTCAGAAAGCAcattaatgttttgtatttttcttttactgtttCCATGTTAATGTTGGTAGATTTAGTTTTCTCCCAAATTCTTTGATTATGGATCAATCCCATGTGACAggattagaaaaataaaatttttaaataatcccaGTTATTTCTCATCGTCACTGATTTTACTTAAGTTCTACAAGTTACATACATTATATCAACTTTTGTTGCCATTgtgaacatttctttttacttttaaacataGCGTTTTTACATGGCCATGCCGGTTTTTTATGTTCCTATTATTCCTACTCCCTTTTAACGTGGGTGAATGTTAAAACAGTCCCGGTCATATTTCACTTCCAAATAAATTGAAACCATGTGATCATTCTTGAGTAGAGTCTTTTTACTAGAAGTAATAAGTTACATTAGTAATTGTTTCTTTTAGGCAAaacgtttttctttttgaagtgaaatatgacctggaCATGTTCTTGATGGACTTCATAATCTTTAATCTATAGCTGCTTTCTAGACACAGGACACATGATATCAAACCATAGAAATTTACATATACAGGCACTTTTATTGGAAACAAACTGACGCAAAGAGTGATGAGTCTCTGTGACTGAGAGGTTAGactctttttggttttgttttttgttttttgtggcaGTGTTTGTATGCTTGAATTTTTGACTGGACGTGATCTATAACTGTAAGGTGAGTGGTTAAAATAACGCATATGTGCTTTACATCTCATACCATCACAATCCTTACAACTACTGTCTGTTTACCTTCTTGTTAAATAGTACATAGTGCCAGCCAACAATGGCAACTGAATTTGTTCAGCGCTCAAAACTATTACAAACTACATATGAAAGGATTTCCGAaaacaggttttatttttaatttatatcatGTGTGCTTAGCGTGAAGCATTTCAGTCAGCAAAGAGTTGCAAGGCAGATCTCCCAGCAGGTGGCGCTGATACAGGTATTCCTCCACCTGCAGGCTGATGCTGCGCACCTCTGGCAGACGGAGAAGCAGCTGTCCAAACTTGTCAGTCTGACCTGGATGGGTTTGCATAGTGTGGTCCATCAAAGCCCTGTTTACACGCTCTTGAGTTTGTTCTACCTGCCTCCGGTCCTGTACTGATTTAACATCTGCAAAACACATGACCCTTACAACACCGGTCCAACATGACTTGTTCagatgaaaaggaaaaagaaaccCACCTGGGTTGAATAGAACCAGATATTTGAGACACACAAACTCTTCTCTGTCTAGTTGTAGTGACTTAAGCTTGGAGACAAGGTCCTGAGCTCTGGACACCAAACTACTGAGAGTTGCCCCAGCCTGACTGAGGATGGTTGATACTTCAATCTGGTACAATAAAAGCAAGTCAAAGAGAATGCAAAGACACCTAAACAGTCATTAAACTGTAACTATGAAGTGCAGCATTGCCCAGCCCTGTTCCTGGAGGCACTCCAATGGTACAAATTTCCCAACTCTTCTTAATTCATACCACCTGATTCAACTCCTCAGCATATTAGTACAGACTGAAACAGATAGGTCAGATAAGGTAGACATCTAATATGTAGGGCGTAAATATTCATGCACATCTCGTTAATCTACGCACTTAAAGCGGTGCACTATTGAGTTCAGTTTCGAGGGTGATACATTTGCTATACTGAACACAATGTTGCTTAGCTTGTCAGTGATTTACGGCTGCTGCTCCATTAAACAGGTGATGTAGATTTACTGCTAATTAAAGAAGCGGCTGTACTGGTGAGTTTAGCATACAATATATTGCCCAGCCTTACTAAAATGTGCCCTGTTGGAGTGGGACAGAGTAGGGAAATGCTGGTTCAGTGTTAGAGCATTCCTTACCTGTTGCCCAGTAATCAGACAGATGCTGCCATCTCTCCCAAAAGCCACCTGCCTGCATAAGTGATCCAGGACAAGAAGCTCACTCCAGCAGCTCTGCAGTAACACCATTTGATCCTCCACCTGCAAAAGATCAAGTACTCTTGTTATGCAGCATTGGACAGCTTAGACCAATGATTCTCAACTCTGGTCCTTGAGGTTCACTTTCCTgctgagtttagctccaaccttgATCAAGTAGTATTatagcatataatataataaaaccataTAATATATGgataaatagcatatatttatttaatgccatgTTAAATTGGGCTATTTTCAtgacaaaacaatttaaaaaaatacaagtatGCAACCTCGATCAAACTTACTTCTTTGATTGGGGTTGGAGCTAAATGAGTTGAGAACCCCTGAACAAATCTGTCCTGAGTATCCCCAACCACCACATATTTTGTATGTCTCTCTCATAGGCCACACCCAATTCAAGTCTTGTGGATTTGACTAATTAGCTAATGCGTTAATTTAgggagaacaaaacaaaacatgctgtGATTGGGGGGTCTCTAAGACCTGTTTAAGAATCACTGACATAGACAATTTTTTTAGAAAGGCAGGTTTTGGAGGGACACTGTCATGAAGAGTTTAgttccaaccctaattaaacatgcctgaacaagctaatcaatgtttttaagtaaactactggcaggtgagtgtgtgtgtgtttgtgtttgttttctctctctcagagttggagctaaactctctGAGCTGTCGTTGTTGGAAAAAGTCACAAACGTTAACCTCTTGTCTGCTTACAGTGGAAATATGTGTTGTTTTTGGACCCTAGGTGTAAGCATGGGATGCTGGTATCACCGCTGGGCTTCTAAAAGAGGGAGATTTCTCATTCAACTAGGAAGGCAATACTACTCCGCAGTTTCCCCAGCAAGTTTTGGTAGTGGTGAACATGGCCCTGGTGCTCCACTACTTAGACCAGGACTTGCCATCTTAAACCAGGTTGGTACAGTCACCAAGATCTTGTCAAGTAGCACAAGGCTCTGAATCAACATTTTAAGCAATAAACCAAATTTTAGGCATGCAAAGGGGTAGAGTTATGGTTCGCCTTGGGGTTGACATTAGATACACACACCAATCTTATCAACCAGCAATTGCCCTGTGATTTTAAGCTCCAAACCCAAGTAAAAAAGCCTGagccagctaatcaaggtcttactaGGCATACTAGAAACGTCCAGGCAGTGTTGAGGGAACGTGGAGCTAAACTCTACATGATCGTGGAAGCAATGATGTTGTAAGACCAACAAAAGATGGTGATTCAGAAATTGTATGGGTAAAACACAGTGACCAGCTCAGAACAACAGACACATTCGTACTGGTCTTTTCAGCAGTGATATTGAAGATAACACTAACAATTAACACATCCACTGTATGTGTGATCATGTGCAAACTCCTCTACCTTAAGCTCCTTAAACAGTGTGCTGTTTCTTGCCCACTCCACCAGTCCAAACAAAGTCTGGTCAGCCATTTTGCACATGATGCTGAAGGTATTGAGGCGGTCATGTTTTCCTCGGCAGGCCTGTTCTCTTTGGAGGCTCGCTAACACCCGTGTGCAAAGCTGCTTCTCATCTGGCTCAGCTTGTAGGAGCTCGTTGAGGAAGTATGAACTAGGGGTTGGAGTTGAACTGGGTGTCAAGTTCTGTGCTGGTGTCGGGGTGGAACTTGGAGTTGAGGTTGGCGTGAGTGTAGGTGCAGATGTGGAGAGAACTGTAGGAGAGATTGGAGCAGGGGGTGTCACAGAAGCAGGGCTGTAGGTAAAGGGGAGCTCTCTTTTCTCTGGAGGGTATCCATGGAAGCCTGGATAACACATTGTGTGGAAATGTAGGGTTGGATCAGACAGTGTCCGGTCTCTGGGTAGGGTGCAGTCCAACAGCATGGGAAACTCAGATTGGCTCATACTGTGATGAAAGGCCTGAGGAGGATGGTAATGGTCAGAGCCAAGAGAAGCAGGGGAGGGGTTGAGGACATGAAAATCGTGAGGTACAGCAGGGACCAGTGCTTGTGGTCCCTCTATTTTGACTCTGTAGGGGGCAGTGTTTGTCTGGTGATGAGTCCCTCTTTGCTGTTTCAGTTGCCTGTCCCGTCGGTACAAAGGTCCAAACTTGTTTCGCCCACCCCTCATTCTGTCTGCGCGAACAGCTGTGACaagtaatattacaattaaataaatcactcaCTGTGATGTTCAAAAGAGCATGAAAAATTCTGACAGTTCTTAATTGTTTCTTAACCCAGTTCCTGAAGGCACACCAACATTAAACATTTGCCATTTCCTGCTAATCAAACACTTTCAATTCATCAGAACTTTAGTAGAGACATCAAAAGCAGAAGTGGACTGGACGGTAaggtatacatttaaaaatgtgcagtgGTGGGGCTGCATTAAAGTTGGTTAAttttaacaaacttttttttttttttttttctgcttatgCGCAAACGACATTTTTCCCTTTACTGTGTCATCAAAGATTGCTATTGCAATGGTTTATTGTTTCAAAGATAAGTGGGAACAAGATCAGAGCTATCTTGGATGGCTAATATCTCAAACACAATAACTGCgtcttattttaaagaattgaaGAAATCGCTACGTAACTTATGGGCCGAATGGTTGCAAGCATACCTTCTTTCTTCATGCCAACAGCTAAACATTTCTGAAAGCGGCAGTAAGGACATCGTTTCCTCTGGGCTGGGTCCATGGGGCAGCACTGTGCATCTGAACACGTATAGCGCTTGTTATTCTGTACAGAGCGCTTAAAAAAGCCCTGGTGAGAATATTTGCCTTTTAGTGTTTAAGAATTAATTAggatataatagtaataacaaatttattatttattttggatagCAATTATTCTGTGCTTGTGAGTGCCTAACTGATGGTACAGCTTACCTTACAGCTCTCGCATGTGAGTAGACCATAGTGATATCCTGACACCCTGTCACCACACACCGGACAGCCCTCCTCTTGAGTTGCCCTACCGTCTGGGTCTGGTTTTAACTCCTGAGCTAAGGGACATcacatttattgtaaatgtaagcGTTAATGGctctttatttcttaaaataactcCTTACTTGTCACCTTCACGAAACGGAAAATGCAAACCAAGAAGCCTACTGTAAGTGGGCTGTAAGGTTGAACATTTTTATGACCGGTCTATCTGATAAATTGGGGGTTGCAGTCTATTATCTCAAATAGGCTTAGTCTCTTATCACTTGATTAAACATTGAGATATACGGCTTACATAATCCTTACAGTTTGATTATTTTCAGCAGCAGTCAAAAGATAAAACATTTCTGACTAAATGTTCTTTGGATTTGCTGAAGCAGATTGAAGATCCAACCGTAGGACAAGTTTTTGGAATTTCGCAGCAATTCTTATGGAAACTGAATTAGCAAACATTTGAAGTCCGTGACTATGCTCAAATTGTATTGCATTAGCAATTAATGCTATCGCTAAATCCTTCTCAGGATCTGAAGTTCTACTTACATGTTGACGGTCTCGCTTGTGACACAAGGTCCTGTGCGTAATTGGCAGAGTGGAGGGCAGTGGGCTGGGGGTTATCCAGAGGATAGTTTGAGATGTTCATGGTCCATAGGAGAGGGGTGGCACGGGTCACCGTAAGCTGTCATTCATAGCTGTACAGGCCTCCAGGACTCGGAGCAGGACAGAAAGCAGGCACAGACACGGGCTGTCTCAGAGATGGTGTAAAGGCCCTCAGTTGGACTTTGCTCCATGCTGAGGGTAATAAACCTGAGTCTGTCACACCTTCCCAACAAGCAAGATCTCATTCATGCAAGGTGCATTGCAGGAGCAGAATATATCGAGGAACGGACTCAACacaagaaaataaacacaaaaatatctgaTGCTGAAATACTTGTGCATCCGTTCTTAAAAGTGCCAAATGAGTCTTTTTAAATTTATCATAGAGATTCATTACAGTCTTCTTCCTTTTTGTTCTTCCATAtctatttctatacatttaagCAGATAGG carries:
- the nr5a5 gene encoding nuclear receptor subfamily 5, group A, member 5, with product MNISNYPLDNPQPTALHSANYAQDLVSQARPSTSQELKPDPDGRATQEEGCPVCGDRVSGYHYGLLTCESCKGFFKRSVQNNKRYTCSDAQCCPMDPAQRKRCPYCRFQKCLAVGMKKEAVRADRMRGGRNKFGPLYRRDRQLKQQRGTHHQTNTAPYRVKIEGPQALVPAVPHDFHVLNPSPASLGSDHYHPPQAFHHSMSQSEFPMLLDCTLPRDRTLSDPTLHFHTMCYPGFHGYPPEKRELPFTYSPASVTPPAPISPTVLSTSAPTLTPTSTPSSTPTPAQNLTPSSTPTPSSYFLNELLQAEPDEKQLCTRVLASLQREQACRGKHDRLNTFSIMCKMADQTLFGLVEWARNSTLFKELKVEDQMVLLQSCWSELLVLDHLCRQVAFGRDGSICLITGQQIEVSTILSQAGATLSSLVSRAQDLVSKLKSLQLDREEFVCLKYLVLFNPDVKSVQDRRQVEQTQERVNRALMDHTMQTHPGQTDKFGQLLLRLPEVRSISLQVEEYLYQRHLLGDLPCNSLLTEMLHAKHT